From Centroberyx gerrardi isolate f3 chromosome 10, fCenGer3.hap1.cur.20231027, whole genome shotgun sequence:
GTGggagagtgtgcgtgtgcgtgtgtgtgtgtgtgtgtgtgtgtgtgtgtgtgtgtgggtgtgtgtgtttgcatacttGATTAAAAGAATGTaggcctgaaaaaaaaaaacttatatTCCAAGGGTGTTTCTAATTGTGTGTGGTGTCCTATTAAGTTTGCAAAACTGCAGCATAAATCTACTGCTCTGTTGCGAGATGATGAGGAGCTTCTTGATTTGTCCTCCGATTTCATTCAGATTGCTCTTTGAAATGGATTTTGGATTGATTAATCTTGCCTGATAAGATTGCACACTGCCAGCTGGCTGAAGCAAACACTCCAATCAGTGAAAAGGGTTTCAGCTAATTCTTAATACAGATCTACAATGCTAAGAAACTATTAGGAAGTGAAAGATTTTGTATCATACTGGTAGATTTACATAACGATTGAGGAATACAATTAGGGCTATAAAATGAACTACGGTAGTAAAACGTGCGCTAGAaatgatgtgtgatgtgtggttAGACATGacccatttgtgtgtgtgtgtgtgtgtgtgtgtgtgtgtgtgtgtgtgcgtgtgtgcgtgtgtgcgtgtgtgtgtgtgtgtgtgtgtgtgtgtgtgtgtgtgtgcctactaCAGGACTGCGATGTACTGTGGACTGACTACCACCAGAAGCTGGTAGATCATGCTCTCATCTCCATGGACACCTACCTGGGCCAGTTCCCTGATATCAAGGTAGTGAAACACAAATTATCATAATGTCTTCAGTGGCAGCCGTGCTTCCCTTCACATAAAGCTGCACAAgtaattatatataatattatatcacGATTTTAGTTTCTACAATTAGTTATTGTAGAATATTGGCATATTggtgaaacatttcatttcactacAATGCCCACTGTActtgaaaatagtcaagatgttgatataggatgcaaaaaaatgcagtaattgtttttttccctcaaatcATTGTAATGATcgtaataataatacaacaaaataactAGGATTATCATGTTATCCATAAATGTGGAACTCTCCCTTCACAATTCTGCTCCTAATGCTGCTCATTTTGTAAGTGTAAACCACTCCATTGTCACAATGTTGGGAAAATTAGGCATTATTATTATCGGTTTAAGAGAAGAGCCATGGTAGCATCTGACTGTCAATGATGCTAGTAGtaatcatctgtattcaacacCACAAATCCTGACAAATCCTGTCAAATACAATGTTGTTTAATTCAAAGTGAACCTGTTGATGAATGCATCTAAATTTGAATACAAATTTGCTCACATTTTGTTACCTGTAACCTAAAGGAGGCCTggttattttttaaacattacAACTGAGCATTTCACTGCAGATAGAGACACTGGATAAAGAGAAAACTTGCTCTTACTTCCCTTTGTTCAGGCTCGTATTGCTAAGAGGGACAGGAAGCTGGTTGATTACGACAGTGCCAGACACAACTATGCCTCCACACACAAGACCAAGAAAAAGGATGGGGGCATCAAAATTACCAaggtaacacacatacacagtactTACCAAAGCAGTGGCACACTGCAACCATGGGATTACCACACGCACATTCATTTCACAAATTGTTttgatatttattatttaaaatcTACATCTAGCAAATTGAACAGTATTTGACATCTGAatctcctctttgtctttcaATCCCTTTCTCTCGCcgcctctgtctgtttgtctgtctgtctgtctctctctctctctctctctctctctctcctccagccctcCTCTCTGTTGGAGAGAGCCACTCCAGGCTGGGCCCAGGGTATCCTGTCCGCTCATAACGTTGCCCAGAGCAGCCTGTCCAGGAGCCAGGTACACACTAATGTAATTGTGCTTCCATCATGGCTGCAGAATATTAAATGACAACCAAACAACTGCAGCCAATGCATGAATTTCCCTTCACAACCTTGAAGAAAGCTAAGATTGACACTCAATGAAGCATGCAGAAACATAGCCGAAGCATGAGGGTGTCAGGAgaggttttacacacacacacacacacacacacacacacacacacacacacacacacacgcatgcatgcttTATGCATGGTGCCAACACATTGTCTGTGTTTCAGGCAGAGGAGGAGTTGGAGAGAGCCCAGAAGGTGTTTGAGGAGATTAATGTTGACTTGCAAGAGGAGTTACCTTCGCTCTGgaacaggtatgtgtgtgtgtatgtgtgtgtgtatgtgcctacTTTGCTTgttgatgaatggatggatggatggataataTTATTATGTTACCCTTAGACTTATGATACTTTATAATTACAGGTTATTACGTAAACTTGCTTCTTCTgcactgttttcttttctcttcttctgttcagCTTCTAGCCAGGAATCAAAAGTTTCATGCTGAATAAATTGAAAGTAATATTGGAAAAATCCTGAATTGTTGTTAGGCTTGTAGAGTGTTTGTCTAGAGCCACGTCAGTCGAACCAGAGAGTTGCGTTAACGGACACAGTTTATGAACTGGCTCAAGTTGCTGCGAGttaatttgatttgaaacaaaaacatttgttaCTTTTGATCTTCTCTGCACTTGCGCAGAGTATTACTTGTAAAACAgcggtctgttattcagaaataactgaTAGTGATACTGaggtctgttattcagaaataacagacctcagaatgcattcactggccaatcagaattgagtattcaatgTAGCCATGTAATAAACTAATTCAAGCCATTCAATACAGTCTTATTTCCAGTTGTTTCTCATTTACTTTGTAAATTCTGGACGACGCTAGGATGAAACTGatatcaccctctctctctctctctctctctctctctctctctctctctctctctctctctctctctctctctctctctctctctctctctctctctctctctctctctctctctctctctctctctctctttctctctctccagtcgtGTTGGGTTTTATGTCAGCACCTTCCAGAGTTTGGCCGGTTTCGAGGAGAAGTTCCACAAGGAAATGGGCCGGGTGAGACTCGTACACAGGCCTAATGCTGGATTTAGATAAAGAGTAGCTACACAGCAAACTGAGACAGTATTCGCAATGACAGATGAAGGGAAATTTTGACTGTGCCAATGTTGACTGCAACAGCAGGAGCTGCAGTAGAAGCTGAAATATTTAAACTTATTGTAAAACTCCtagtaaaacaaaaatagagGCTTGCATTACATGGGATTTTCAGTTACTTTCATACAAGATTATCCTGTGTATTACTGCCTTAGTTTGAGGGTTGTAAATACCTTCTCTCTGAATTTGGACATGACAATGCAAACTAGCTTTAACAGTCAGGCAGCACAAGCCATCCCATTCAACTGATAGTGATACTGACCgggacaacaaacacaacataatGATTTTCTATGTCATACGATATAGAATAGTTTAAGATAATCTCTGTTGTTAATGGATGATGAGCATTACTTttaaaattaagattttaagtGAATTTATAGTGTGTATTACTGTAATGGTATTTATGtaatgccctctctctccctctccctccctctccagttgGATCAGGATTTGTATGATGTCGTGGTGAATTTGGAGGGAACAGAATCAGGCAGGTTAGTAAAAAATGCAGGCATAAAATTATAATCCATCATTTaaattctgtaaaaaaaaataactcttTCTATTGCTGGCTGCCACATCTCTATGATTAAATATAAGCCCTGTCCCTGCTAGTGGATAAAATCAACGTTTCAGAATATCTCAGGTCAGGAAATGTATTCAGCTCACAGCTCACTTTTAATACAAGcagcaaaaataaacacactaaTAACATTATGAGGTTCTTACTAAACAGCAGTCCTATCAACAGTCAGTAATACTGGGGCATTGTGTTAAAGTTTagtctttctgttttgttaacATGTCTCAAAGTAACATAGATTCTGATACGGGGCAGACTGTTAGCTTTTTGTTCATTCTTCCCTGTGTTAAACAACCATAACCATAATTACAATTCTTATTCTGTGCCAAGAATATATTTGACTATAGGGTAAACACACTTGCCATGTTGTATCTCTATGGTCTTTTCTAGGCGAGGGCTAAaaagaaatattttcaaaaatgatTGCAAATATTTGAACCTCTTGAGGGTACATGATTTATCGATGTTACTGCTATTTTGTTCCCTTTTCGGCTTGTAGAAGGTACACAGAAAGGTGTAGCAGTTCCCTGTTTTTCTGAGACAAAAGTCTTTTGTTACAATATGCCTATtctatgtttttaatatttaaatcaaGAATAAGTTACTGTGGCTTCTGCAGTACTAGTGGATAAATGCAAGATAGATGTATGAAAGGAGACTTTTATGATTGCTGACACTGTAGCATCAACATCCACTAACTtcaaatatttcatatttcccAGATAATAAGGCCAAACAGGGGAATAAAGCACTTAAATACAAACATATCAAGATACAGGAATAAAGCACTACAGGAATAAATGAAATGGCATGCATTAACCTGAAGCCACCCCTGACCCCCCCCTTGCAGAAAGACAGGTAACCGCGGCGCCTCATCATCGGGAGCAAACAGGAGgtaaacagcagcaacagtggtaaccatggtgacgaaactcttgtctgtctgtccgactgacctgtctgtccgactgacctgtctgtccgaccgtctgtctgtcagtcagtctgcggGCTTGGGAGAGTTCAGGGACAACTAGTGCTTGGTTGTTGTTCTAGTGAATCCACAGTCTGAGCAGAGTGTTGACTGTGTGGGCTCAGAGCTGTAGATATGCAAGAGTTAAGCAAACCTGtttccttaaagctgcactaggcaatttgtTTTGTATAAATACGCCCCTCTTATCATATCAAGCTAAATtacaaagtgaggctgcaaaACATAAGAGCATCCCAGCCCTGCGAAGTGATGAATTGAAGcgtaaagctacaatatgcaacttttctccttgaggCAAGAAGTTAGTtccacccctctccccctcacttagtcaagttcccgccccaacacttgtcactgtCAACAGGCATTGAAGTAAACACAGGcaataaaaaaagcaatgctGACGTTCACTGTTTCTATCTTttgtttcttactgctttccgcTGTTATTTTTGTTGTCATGACTTGCCTGCGCTTGATAGCCACAACACAGCCCACAATTGTCCACACCCACATGAAATGGCTTGTGGCCAAAAACGTGCCCACTGAAAAGCCAAACAGTGTGATGTAGACACAGTCAgagacagactgataatgtgtaatatataatTTTAATTCATTGttatttaatgtgaaaaaagttgcatattgtacctttaagagtgaaaaacaaactgtcaCCTAGCACTCACCAATGTTGGATCCTTTACCTCTCTCGTGCCTTTAATATCCACTGGtgaacatgagtgtgctgtgtgcagtttaatGGCGTCATGTTTTTTGGGTATTGAGGTTCAAATCTTCCAAAAAGTTACCTCTTGCTgtcatttggagccgccaacatgcagagttgcctagtgcagctttaatttgtcAATATGCCAAACCCTTTAAATATCTACTGCTCTGGGGCTGTTGTGACAGTTTCAGATTATTGTCCCAACAACAACGAATGCCTCTATCATCACTGCTCGTTTGTGAGAACTTACAGCAGGCACAGACTGAGCCTGCTTGCatggaatggagggagggaaggagggatgaatggagggaggaatggagggaaggGAATCTCACTTTTCTTGCATGACAGCGCTTGCCATGACAACTTCTCTCCGCTTGGACTCTGGTAGAGCATGCCCAGTAATAATCTAGTggcttccttccttctttcctcctttctagTAGTAGTGTATCTCTTTTagcttctctctttcatccttctctccccttGTTTGCTACCCATGTTACTCTCTCTCAAATCTTTCTTTATCCCTCTCTTGTCttccatctctcgctctctctctttttcttttccactgcctttttctctcctctacctctctctctcttctctctctctctctctctctctctctctctctctctctctctctcctctttttctctctctcagtggtggtggcggcggcggcggcggcggcagtggcggcggcggtggcggcggcggcggcggcggtggcggcggcggcaaAGATGCATCAAATCATACTCTCAGGCCAGGAGGACCACCCCCCATCCCCAAGTCTCCATCCAAGGTAgagatacacacgcacacacacacacacacacacacacacacattagcagtCTCTTCGTTCTATCTGAAGCCTGCTCCTCCCCATCCTCACCTCCTGAATGAAGGAAGAACTATATTTTATTAATCAACAATTTACTCTGACTTTCTCCTTCCTAGCTGAAGCCAGCAGTGCCTCCTCCTCCCAAGGTGACTCCATCCAAGGAGCTGAAGACAGAGAACATCATTAACCTGTTTGATGCTGCGGCTACACCTGATATCAGCATCACCTCCCCTACACAGGTCAGTGTGTCTGTAAACAGCGGAACAGCCCTTTAACTCTCCGCTGTCCTCTCCTGTACAGGTCAGAGCCTTCAGTTATTCCTTcctctggcctcctcctcctcatcctagtcctcctcctctattctattctattctattctgttctgtctttgcgcttattttttcttatttttcatcCTATTCTCTCATCTtatcttctgctctgttctgttctgttctcttctcttctcttctcttctcttcttctctcttttcttctcttgtcttttaCTCTGCTCTATCccactctattctattcctGTGCCTACTCTATTGCGCCCTGTTAGCCAATGAGCCCTCCTATCCCTGTTGTTGTCAGTTTGACAGTCCTGCAGTGAGCACCCTGTTGGACATGGACCTGGACTCTCTCAGTGCAGCAAGCAAAACCTCCACGGCCGTACAGGTGGATGATTCATGGCATGAACATATCGATTGTAGAgcttacactgtaaaaaatgtaaagtttcACAAGTGATTTTGTATCGTATTCAGAGAAGTTTTATttatgctcatttcatgaaactTCAGTTGACATAAACTCACTGCACTGACCAGTTGTATTGTTGCTGGTATCAAaacatttctgacatttctgTTTCAAGAAGTAGGCTAACCATgacacaagcaaaaaaaaaggttagCGTCAAAAACTGACATTTCTTGAAACCAATGCAGTAATTTGACttaaaatatcttgaaataagcttgataagtctggatacaagatgaaATCACTTGCTAAGCTTGCCATAGTTTGCAGTGCTACCTGCTCTGCTTCTGTCCAGTTTACCAAACTACAGGTGGATGGTGGCATGATGAACTGTAGAAACTTGCTTTTAGTGACCACTTCTTTCTGCTTCAGCACAATCCACAGGTGGATCTTGGCATGAACTGTAGATTATAGACCTGCTCTGCTCTCACTTCTTACTCTACAGGCCTAAAGTACACATGAATATAGTTTTAAGTACCAGAATGACTTGAGCTGTGCGTGGTATATCCTGGCAGACTGTTAGACAGTCTGAAGTGTGGGCACATCACTTGTAGGATGAGAAAAATTAAGCACTCCTCATGTTATTCGAAGTATTCAAAATATATTCAGCTCCTGTTTGATCCAGGTGTGCTAATCAGCTTCCACAATTTTGAGAGGGTGCTAAAATATTCTGACGTAGTCCTGTCCCTGGTTTGCCAAAGCCTTATGATCTAGAGCTCATGACTTAGACTTCTTCAGTACAACCCACCACACTTCAAGTGGAGGGCATGAAATGGCATGGGTGTCCACATTAACAAGCAATTTAATCTTTTTTGAGTCTTAATATcctatttttctcaaaacataCCTGCCAATAATTTTCACTTTCCTCACCAAGCTTTCTGAAACAAAAGACAACATCTTTGCACTTTACCCCTCGCTTCAAGATAGTGTAGTTTGTTTCAAGTCTTGATGCAAGTGAAATTAATTTatcccattgttttttttattagttttgaATAAAATTAgcttttaagactgaatacaagATTAAATTATTTGTTAAAACGGACATTCATATTTTGCAGTGCACCGTTTCTGTACAGTCCATTCACAATACGGGTGGATGACATGTAAGCTATTCTAGACTTTAGACAGTAGTCACCTCTTAAGACTTTTGTCACTTCCTACTTATGACCTATTTCAATTTTTACCAAGCATTGCTTGTTCTGCTGAAGATCTACTGCTATGGGCTTGTAGGTTTAGAGCATGGGACCTGCATTGGAAATGTTTCAGTGAATGCAATAGAAATAGACTTGAATTTCTAGGAGGGTTTGCCACATCAGTTTACAGTATGGCCTTTCTTCTcattctgttgctctctctgttttccacaGCCTGAAAACTGGGACTCATGGGTAagcatcttcatcctcatcctcaaaATAATTACCATTGCTATCATCACCTTTATCATCAGACtcttatcatcatcatctacatCGACTACATATGTAGACATTATAGAAGTCCCACTCTTTATGTGattgctgctctgctgctacACTACTGCGACACTCCCAGAAGGAACTGTTTAGAAAGTCCTGCACTACACATGCAGGTTAGATGCTGGGTAGGGACTTCTATAATGGCCACTACTGTGTGTAAATAAGCTTTTGTAAAAGTCTGTCTGTCCCAAATCTGTTTGTGCGTTAGCAATGCCCTTGTGTCCAGTGCTTGATGTGATAACAGCACTATTCTGTGAAGAGGTTGTTGTCTTACAGCACAAATAGAACTTGGGAATGAGCTAGAGTCAATTCAGTTTCAGATCAATATTTTCTACATTATAGAATAATTCATATTAATGGTGTCCTATATTcagtcccctctctctcctttctgtctctctctttctatatgtgcatgtatattCATATATAGATGCCAAGCCTATTGATTGTAAGACACCATTAACATCCATAAAATAATCACAAAGGTACAAATGATTTTCAACTCTTTTAGTGTAAATTTAGCTGAACATTTCAATTGAAAATTATCTTATGAGTGGACTAATTTGTAATTGAATTGACTGCAATGATCTTTGacctcctttctttctgtttccccCATCTCCCTGTATGTTCACATGTTCCACTGATAGGACATGTACAGTTTACATGTTAGCTACATGTTACATGTGACACACAGGGAACAAGTAACTGTTTTCAAAGTTGAGTGAAGTTGCTCATGAAAGCTGGAAGAATAATGTCTGTTTGCAGTGGGTTGCTTTCACTTGCACCATTTTATGTCCCTAATGGGATTAAACAGAAAGCTCTCTACAAAGGACAAAAATGGCTCACAACAAAATGGATGCAAATGTTTGCTGTGACTTCAAGTGAAAGCAAAAGATTGAACCACTTGTGGATTGAGGGTAGAAATGAGACAGGTACGCTGATCTCCAAACCTGTACTCAGAGCTAGTGGGCAACTTCACAGAGCGTTGCTTTCAGGTTGGCCATCTGACCATTAACAAACCTTTTTTGTCCATCCCTTTCGCTGTAAGAGAGATGTGTCTCAAAATAATACAGTTTCTACTGTATTAAAGCTTGAAGAAAAGCAATGACAGCTCAGAAAGGAGCGACACCTCTACTCTTACAAAGCACCcttcttctttctccatctGAATATAAGCGGGGGAATATAAACCATGCCTGCCAACCACATAGAAGAACCAACATCTATCTTCTGATGGGGAAAAGCCTGACGattgttgctttttttctgcctttttttgcCACCCCTCCTTGTCCTCATCTGtcttttaatttgatttgaaccTCCTCTCTGGCAATCATGTATTCTTCTGCATCAACCTTCCTGATTGTCATGATGATGACTTGCTGGCATCTGCTGTGGAACTCTTCACATCGGTGTCCATGGCATCTCTCATGGCCCTGTTTCTGCTCATACATGGCCAACCTGCCCCATATGCCCCTTAAACATGGCATATAATTCTCATTTTTCTAAATAACCCTCGGCTCCAACTCCCCAATCCCTCATCCATTGTAAAACCCCTCAATGTTCGAATCCCTGAACTTTTGCCTGCCATTCTGGTCATATTCTGCCAACCTGCCCCTGTTCACCCCTTAAATACCCCTCTAATCCCCAACCCCTTGTCCATCTTAAACCTTTGACTTTGCCCTTAACTTTTTAACTCCTTCAACCTTGACCCTTGCCCGTGTTCTGCTCACACACTGTCCATACACAACAAACATCCCCCAAACACCCCTCAAAAATCCCTTATACTCCCAATACTGCCAATTCCCAAACCCCTTTACCCATTCAAAAAATGCTTAACCATTGAACCTGCCCATATGTATTCCTTATACCTCACTCCTCTGTCCCTAAAAATCCCCTCAACCATTTAAATTACGGACCCCTTATAACACTCATATGGTGAAATACACCTTACTCCCAACTACCCAACCCCGTCCATTTATAACCTTCTGACCCCTTGAAACCTGACCCTTGCCCCTCAGCCTGAGGACGGCGGTGcccaggaagaagaagaagaagaagaagaccagCAGCCccctcagcagcagcactacgaccctgtggctgctgctgcagaaggCTGGGGGGACGACGGCTCGCAGCCCATCCGCTACGACCCGGTAGCCGCTGCCACAGAGGGCTGGGGGGACGACGGAAGCAAGCCAGTTCGCTTCGACCCCGTAGCTGTAGCCGACGAGGGATGGGGGGATGAAGGGGCCCAGCCGGTTCCTTATGAACCGGCGGCTGCGGCCCAGGAAAGCTGGGACGATGATGGGAGCCAGCCGGTTAAAGAGGCGTCCCCCACCGAGGATGAAACACCCACCGCTGAGGCTCCGACTGAAGCCGCCGAGGAAGAAGCCCCCCCGGCTGCAGCTACGGTGGATAATGAAGAGGGTCAGGTAACgaaggagagacaaaaaaatggAGAGATGCATCTGGACGGAAAGGGTGGATGCATCGACTcttgaggagaggaggaggattgtgcagcggggggggggaaggggatgATGAAGAAAACAGGTGATGGAAAGGTAGATTGTGAATGAAAtggggaaagaaggagaaatcTTGAGATGCAGAGATTTAGGATGCATCTGGACCGGAAGGATGGATGCATCAACTGTGAAGCAGAGTGGGAGATGAATTGATGAGGGgatgggaaagagggagagaacagtATAGTCGACATCTGCTCCATAACACTGCACACATTTAATCCCAGTCACTGCTAATcacaaataaacaaagtgcTGTGCAATAGCTTTTACTGTATAGCAAATGTGCAACAGCGTCTAAGCTTCACGTCTTTAGCCTTGCAGTTCTGCCTGCGCTTAGTCAAAGTACTTGACTGTATTAACCACGGCTTCTCTGTTCAGGCTCTCACAGTGCCGTCTGTTTGTGCTTTtgcctgtctttgtctctgtcttgcctgtctttttgtctgtctgtccctctttctttcactctctatccctctttctttttatcccccatctgtctctttctctaaccTCTCCCACTCTGTTATTCCTCCGACTTCACTTTCAGGGTgaagctgcagctccagcagaaGCAGCTGTGGAAGAAGCAACAGAGGAGGTGAGTGTAGGTGGACTACTATAAAATGTTCCCTTTCTGTAATGCTGTGGTTTTTAATTGCAAAATGCCAGAaattactttgttttcatttcaattacTTTAGCAGTTGACACAGGCTGGGAAAGCCATAACCATAGCCATATTAGAGTTttgaaaaaatgtatatttgcaatttttcaaattttctgcTAATtactattagtattagtattcgTGTAATTGTTACAGCTGGATGTTCATTACCGTGAGAACAACCCTTTGGAAATGCCTTTTGGTGTGTTATTTCAGTTACTGTTTGTTTAGTTGACTAGATATGAGGATTCAGATGAAGACTTTGAGAAAGCTGTGTAATCATACATGCCTCCTCTCATGCAGTATTGTCACATAACTGTGCTTCTTTCTTAATCTGTCTAGACGcctgcagcagcggcagcagcggcagcagtgGCAGAACCAACCGAAGCAGCGGCAGAGGCGGGGGAGCTGCCTCCTGGCTTCTTGTTCAAGGTAATTTCAAAGACTGGGTAGGAGAAATGGttatacaggaaaaaaacaaatgctggGTGTTATAAAGATCAaagatatatatctatattcaGAGTGTACTtacatgtgtatttatgtattttaggTCCAGGTGATGCATGACTACGCTGCCAATGACTCAGATGAGCTGGAGATGAAGGCTGGAGACGTGGTGTTAGTGATTCCCTTTGAAATCCCTGATgatcaggtacacacacacacacacacacacacacacacacacacagatacagcaatgcatgcatacgcacacacacaaacacatatgtatACCCACACATTCCCAACAGTACTGTAGcagcacaccacacacagacacacaaatgtgaGACATACAATATATGAACGcgtacattcatacacacacacacacatatactcaatGCGCACCATGCACAGATGCATGGACATACatggacacatactgtatgtacacacacaagcacacaggtATATGGTGTGTTGATAAtgtctttatttgtttgtctgtgtgtgttcaggatgAGGGCTGGCTGATGGGGATGAAGCAGGATGACTGGTTCCAGAACAAAGAAAACTCCGTTAAAGGGGTATTCCCCGAAAACTTCACCCAGAGGCtgtgaaaaaggaggagaggacatcATTCCATCttccttctcgctctctctctcttccctctcttcttcctttcttctcttgcCCTGATATATCTTTATTAGGACTTTGGCCATAGAAGCAGAGCTGTCACTAGCCCTGGCTGAAATCATACATTTCTAAGGTCTGCTACATTGTGCTACAAGTGGATCTTGAGATTTCAGTTGATTTCTgccacatttttaaaaattagcTACAGATGTAGCCGTTGTAGGGGACCCACTTTTTACTGGCTTGCtgcactactgctgcactgttgctgctCCACTCCTAACAAGAGGAATTGATTCGAAAATCCTAATaatacaggatagatgcagggaTGGGgtacttctacaatggctaccactgtagttGTGTTTGATGTTTTAGCGTTAGTGATGTTTTATCATAAATTCGTCTAAGACATATTCCACCACCTGTCATCACAGAAAATGTCAGTTGAAATCTGTTTTTGTCCATCTGATAGTGAGAGATTAAAAACACTATGTACAATTATTAACCCAATGCCAAGTGTAGCAGAGTAGCCCCTATAAACATATGAAAATCTCTTTTGTTTATGATGAATGGGGGGCATTATAACACCAGACTGACAGGCAGGTAAGCACATAAAGTGAGCAGTGCTGTTGCCCGCATTAGAAACATTCATCCAGCAGATCAAGCCACTGTAAAAGCTATTCAGTACCAATTCAGTAAGTCAAGCTAAAGCCATCAGCAGTATCATCACTGATTATATACTCGCTCTGGGATGCAAACCCACAAGTTACCAGCTGAACAGCATTAGTTACACTGAAGTGATTTAGAAGTAAGGTGCAGTTGCCCAGAGAAAATGGATCTGGATTCAGTACAGTTTCCTCACTCATGGTTATCAGTTCTCAATTGCAACTTCGCCCCAATCAAATTACTAAAAAGATAGGTAATAAAGACCTCATTCC
This genomic window contains:
- the bin1a gene encoding myc box-dependent-interacting protein 1, with translation MAELNLGKGLTAGKVASNVQKKLTRAQEKVLQKLGKADETKDVAFEEGVINFNKQYTEGSKLQRDLRAYLEAVKAMHESSKNLQACLVDMYEPEWEGKNEVDSIAEDCDVLWTDYHQKLVDHALISMDTYLGQFPDIKARIAKRDRKLVDYDSARHNYASTHKTKKKDGGIKITKPSSLLERATPGWAQGILSAHNVAQSSLSRSQAEEELERAQKVFEEINVDLQEELPSLWNSRVGFYVSTFQSLAGFEEKFHKEMGRLDQDLYDVVVNLEGTESGRKTGNRGASSSGANRSGKDASNHTLRPGGPPPIPKSPSKLKPAVPPPPKVTPSKELKTENIINLFDAAATPDISITSPTQFDSPAVSTLLDMDLDSLSAASKTSTAVQPENWDSWPEDGGAQEEEEEEEDQQPPQQQHYDPVAAAAEGWGDDGSQPIRYDPVAAATEGWGDDGSKPVRFDPVAVADEGWGDEGAQPVPYEPAAAAQESWDDDGSQPVKEASPTEDETPTAEAPTEAAEEEAPPAAATVDNEEGQGEAAAPAEAAVEEATEETPAAAAAAAAVAEPTEAAAEAGELPPGFLFKVQVMHDYAANDSDELEMKAGDVVLVIPFEIPDDQDEGWLMGMKQDDWFQNKENSVKGVFPENFTQRL